The following are from one region of the Candidatus Methylomirabilota bacterium genome:
- a CDS encoding ATP-binding protein, whose amino-acid sequence MRADEGRPRNDATATLMHLPDGVLLTDDRQRICWSNTAVTRMTGWTADELSEMPLGLLITGEQLEAIARARGIEPGQLQRYHCLLREKSGEHREVSVSVGRADISETPATMYVLRDLRRQRVLERRLLAELEENQALKGFARKATGVVHDLRHLNHLLGVTVKNLQRHRDEPAFVEEALRLLGTLGGRMRHVLGGLAVEPAHPGLRRQLTDVRDLVHHALALLGSPGRETPSEVALEGFDQPLLSDVDPDEILRVVFNVLVNALDAVAPEGHVTVRAAGDAPTGRVTLVVEDDGPGLAATYLRNDLFRPFRSTKPEGLGLGLYQAKSIVESHGGTLKVANREEGPGARVTIVLPGVVEPGRRTWLAAPEKESHATA is encoded by the coding sequence ATGAGGGCAGACGAGGGGCGTCCACGGAATGACGCGACCGCCACACTGATGCACCTGCCCGACGGCGTGTTGCTCACGGATGATCGCCAACGCATCTGCTGGAGCAACACCGCCGTCACGCGCATGACCGGCTGGACGGCGGACGAGCTCAGCGAGATGCCGCTCGGACTGCTGATCACCGGTGAGCAGCTCGAGGCCATCGCGCGCGCGCGCGGCATCGAGCCCGGGCAGCTACAGCGTTACCACTGCCTGCTGCGAGAGAAGTCGGGGGAGCATCGAGAGGTTTCCGTCTCGGTGGGACGCGCCGACATCAGCGAGACGCCGGCGACGATGTACGTGCTGCGCGATCTCCGGCGTCAGCGTGTGCTGGAGCGACGGCTGCTCGCCGAGCTCGAGGAGAACCAGGCGCTCAAGGGGTTCGCCCGGAAGGCCACCGGCGTCGTCCACGATCTCCGCCACCTGAATCATCTGCTCGGCGTCACCGTGAAGAACCTGCAGCGCCACCGTGACGAGCCCGCGTTCGTGGAGGAGGCCTTGCGGTTGCTCGGCACGCTCGGCGGTCGGATGCGGCACGTTCTGGGCGGGCTCGCGGTCGAGCCCGCGCACCCTGGTCTGCGCCGGCAGCTCACCGACGTCCGGGACCTGGTGCATCATGCCCTCGCGCTGCTGGGCAGCCCGGGTCGCGAGACCCCGAGCGAGGTCGCGCTCGAGGGATTCGATCAACCACTCCTCAGCGACGTGGACCCCGACGAGATCCTGCGCGTGGTGTTCAACGTCCTGGTGAACGCGCTCGACGCGGTGGCGCCGGAAGGCCACGTCACGGTACGGGCCGCCGGCGATGCCCCCACCGGCCGGGTGACCCTGGTGGTCGAGGACGACGGGCCCGGACTCGCCGCCACCTACTTGCGCAACGACCTGTTCCGCCCCTTCCGTTCGACCAAGCCCGAAGGGCTGGGGCTCGGGCTGTACCAGGCGAAGTCCATCGTCGAGTCTCACGGCGGCACGCTGAAGGTGGCGAACCGCGAAGAGGGACCCGGCGCGCGCGTGACGATCGTGCTGCCCGGTGTGGTGGAGCCGGGGCGGCGGACGTGGCTCGCGGCGCCAGAAAAGGAATCCCATGCAACGGCCTAG
- the prsR gene encoding PEP-CTERM-box response regulator transcription factor has product MQRPRVLIVEDDPLTSRQLTVALGDEFEVMTAADRTTAVTLVRREEPHVILLDLGLPPTPDSPEEGFRFLEELRGEPTIRRVIVGTGHGQRHHVLRALSVGVRDVLTKPFDLEALKLVMHRTSWVAEAEHELAMARQDADTPDEEMIGTSPAIRQIFSSIRKVSTTDVPVLLVGESGTGKELTAKAIHERSARKDGPFIPINCGAIPETLLEAELFGYEKGAFTGAVHARKGKLEYAQRGTLFLDEVGEMSLALQVKLLRFLQDRTIERVGGRQTIEVDARVVAATNVDLRRALEAGTFREDLFYRLSVVTIALPPLRERGEDPVLIAQIFFKRLCEQMHKRLRGFTKEAIRAIETYPWPGNVRELSNKIRRAVAMADGAFITPDDLDLPWDGTQASRTLSLREARDRLEAEMIAQALARHDGNLSRVAEELKISRPTLYALLRKHRIRERRGGVAPRRHEGAAGA; this is encoded by the coding sequence ATGCAACGGCCTAGGGTGTTGATTGTCGAAGACGATCCACTGACGAGCCGGCAGCTCACCGTCGCGCTCGGGGACGAGTTCGAGGTGATGACGGCCGCCGACCGGACCACGGCCGTGACCCTGGTCCGTCGCGAGGAGCCGCACGTCATCCTGCTCGACCTCGGGCTGCCGCCGACACCCGACAGTCCCGAGGAAGGCTTCCGGTTCCTGGAGGAACTGCGGGGGGAGCCGACCATCCGGCGGGTGATCGTGGGCACCGGCCACGGACAGCGGCATCACGTCCTCCGCGCGCTGAGCGTCGGCGTGCGGGACGTCCTGACCAAGCCCTTCGACCTGGAAGCGCTCAAGCTGGTGATGCATCGCACCTCCTGGGTGGCCGAGGCCGAGCACGAGCTGGCCATGGCGCGCCAGGACGCCGACACCCCGGACGAGGAGATGATCGGCACCAGCCCGGCCATCCGCCAGATCTTCAGCTCCATCCGGAAAGTGTCCACGACCGACGTGCCCGTGCTCCTGGTGGGCGAGAGCGGAACGGGCAAAGAGCTCACCGCCAAGGCCATTCACGAGCGCAGCGCCCGCAAGGACGGCCCGTTCATCCCCATCAACTGCGGCGCCATTCCCGAAACCTTGCTGGAGGCCGAGCTGTTCGGCTACGAGAAGGGCGCCTTCACCGGCGCCGTGCACGCCCGCAAGGGCAAGCTCGAGTACGCGCAGCGTGGCACGTTGTTCCTGGACGAGGTCGGTGAGATGTCGCTGGCCTTGCAGGTGAAACTGTTGCGCTTCCTGCAGGATCGGACCATCGAGCGGGTCGGCGGCCGCCAGACCATCGAGGTGGACGCGCGGGTCGTCGCCGCCACCAACGTCGATCTGCGGCGGGCCCTGGAAGCCGGGACCTTCCGCGAGGATCTGTTCTATCGCCTGAGCGTGGTGACGATCGCCTTGCCGCCCTTGCGGGAGCGGGGCGAGGACCCCGTCTTGATCGCGCAGATCTTCTTCAAGCGCCTCTGCGAGCAGATGCACAAGCGTCTGCGAGGCTTCACCAAGGAGGCCATCCGCGCGATCGAGACCTATCCCTGGCCGGGAAATGTCCGCGAGCTTTCCAACAAGATCCGCCGCGCCGTGGCCATGGCGGACGGCGCCTTCATTACCCCCGACGACCTCGATCTGCCCTGGGACGGCACGCAGGCCTCGCGAACGCTGTCGCTCCGCGAGGCCCGCGACCGGCTGGAGGCCGAGATGATCGCCCAAGCGCTGGCCCGCCACGACGGCAACCTCAGCCGCGTGGCCGAGGAGCTCAAGATCAGCCGGCCGACGCTCTACGCGCTGCTCCGGAAGCATCGGATCCGGGAGCGGCGCGGCGGCGTCGCCCCGCGCCGGCACGAGGGCGCGGCCGGCGCCTAG
- a CDS encoding dihydrodipicolinate synthase family protein — protein MPATLRLPRPDRTLGPYTLMGTPTVTPPREPLTSRVAFAAVHVVADPLAPGDPTEDAVLDWEATLAYRRYLWSLGLAVAEAMDTAQRGMGLPWAAARELIRRTVADARTTPGAVVFSGAGTDDVPATPRVTTADVETAYEDSCAFIESVGGRIILMASRALAACAKGPDDYVKVYSRILSQVKQPVIIHWLGDMFDPALAGYWGSHDLDQAATTLLALVSEHANRVDGIKVSLLDQRREIAMRRRLPRGVRMYTGDDFDYPTTIAGDEQGHSDALLGIFDVIAPIAAAALHALDAGHRRRFDELLAPTVPLSRHVFGSPTRFYKTGVVFAAYLNGHQTHFRMVGGLESARSIVHLSQQFILMDQAGLLRDPDLAAARMRHVLALAGIS, from the coding sequence ATGCCAGCCACGCTGCGACTGCCACGCCCCGACAGGACGCTGGGCCCCTACACCCTCATGGGAACGCCCACGGTGACGCCCCCGAGGGAGCCGCTCACCAGCCGGGTGGCCTTCGCCGCCGTGCACGTTGTCGCCGACCCGCTCGCGCCCGGCGACCCCACGGAGGACGCCGTCCTCGATTGGGAGGCGACGTTGGCCTATCGCCGCTACCTCTGGTCGCTGGGGCTGGCGGTCGCCGAGGCGATGGATACGGCGCAGCGGGGCATGGGCCTGCCCTGGGCCGCCGCCCGGGAGCTCATCCGGCGCACGGTGGCCGATGCCCGGACCACCCCGGGCGCCGTCGTCTTCTCGGGCGCGGGCACCGACGACGTGCCGGCCACGCCGCGCGTCACCACCGCGGACGTGGAGACGGCCTACGAAGACTCGTGCGCGTTCATCGAGTCGGTGGGCGGGCGCATCATCCTGATGGCGAGCCGGGCCCTGGCTGCCTGCGCCAAGGGGCCGGACGACTACGTGAAGGTCTACAGCCGCATCCTGTCCCAGGTGAAGCAACCCGTGATCATCCACTGGCTCGGCGACATGTTCGACCCCGCGCTCGCCGGCTACTGGGGGTCTCACGATCTCGATCAGGCCGCCACGACGTTGCTCGCCCTGGTCAGCGAGCACGCCAACCGGGTCGACGGGATCAAGGTGTCGCTGCTGGATCAGCGGCGGGAGATCGCCATGCGTCGCCGGCTCCCCCGCGGCGTGCGGATGTACACGGGAGACGACTTCGACTACCCGACGACCATCGCGGGCGACGAGCAGGGTCACAGCGATGCCCTGCTGGGGATCTTCGACGTCATCGCCCCCATCGCCGCGGCCGCCCTGCACGCGCTGGATGCCGGACACCGCCGCCGTTTCGACGAGCTGCTGGCGCCCACGGTGCCGCTGTCCCGCCACGTGTTCGGCTCGCCGACGCGCTTCTACAAGACCGGCGTGGTGTTCGCCGCCTACCTCAACGGGCACCAGACGCATTTCCGGATGGTCGGCGGTCTCGAGAGTGCCCGCTCGATCGTCCACCTGAGCCAGCAGTTCATCCTGATGGACCAGGCAGGCCTGCTCCGCGATCCCGACCTGGCCGCGGCCCGGATGCGTCACGTCCTGGCCCTGGCTGGGATCAGCTGA
- a CDS encoding C-terminal binding protein — MAKFKIVTPVGASFSVPGVGYKLEMEALAPLDAEIVEIAPGSDEEFVRAARDADALYAKGRRITEKIIDGLERCRVIALGSVGVDSVDVAAATARGIPVTNVPDTFIEEVADHTMMLLLATYRRLTTMDRFVRDGRWAEGRPLLSQWPRLMGQTLGFVAFGHVARAVAVRARAFGLHMLAYDPYVEELVMPRYGVEPVGLTELLQRSDIVSMHAPSTSEAHHLLTEHHFRAMKPEAIFINTGRGPTVDEAALIRALQEGWIAAAGLDVLEQEPVAPTNPLLKMENVILTPHVASASVRFDPVRKRRVGEEIALVLTGRWPRSCVNPSVLERGGLRRWQPHSMERGPGA, encoded by the coding sequence GTGGCCAAGTTCAAGATCGTCACGCCTGTCGGCGCCAGCTTCTCGGTGCCGGGTGTCGGCTACAAGCTGGAGATGGAAGCCCTTGCCCCGCTCGATGCGGAGATCGTGGAGATCGCCCCCGGCAGCGACGAGGAGTTCGTGCGGGCCGCCCGCGATGCCGATGCGCTCTACGCCAAGGGCCGCCGCATCACCGAGAAGATCATCGACGGGCTGGAGCGGTGCCGGGTCATCGCGCTGGGCAGCGTCGGGGTCGACTCCGTCGACGTCGCTGCCGCCACCGCGCGGGGGATCCCGGTCACCAACGTCCCCGACACGTTCATCGAGGAAGTCGCCGACCACACCATGATGTTGCTGCTGGCCACCTATCGGCGGCTCACCACCATGGACCGGTTCGTCCGGGACGGGCGGTGGGCCGAAGGCCGCCCGTTGCTGTCCCAGTGGCCCCGGCTGATGGGGCAGACGCTGGGCTTCGTCGCGTTCGGGCACGTCGCCCGGGCGGTGGCCGTCAGGGCCAGAGCCTTCGGGTTGCACATGCTGGCCTACGATCCCTACGTGGAGGAACTGGTCATGCCCCGCTACGGCGTGGAGCCGGTGGGTCTGACCGAGCTGCTGCAGCGCTCCGACATCGTGTCGATGCACGCGCCATCGACGTCCGAAGCCCACCACCTGCTGACCGAGCACCACTTCCGGGCGATGAAGCCGGAGGCGATCTTCATCAACACCGGGCGCGGCCCGACCGTGGACGAAGCCGCGCTCATCCGCGCCCTGCAGGAGGGTTGGATCGCCGCCGCCGGCCTGGACGTGCTCGAGCAGGAGCCGGTCGCCCCGACCAATCCGCTGTTGAAGATGGAGAATGTCATCCTCACTCCGCACGTGGCCTCGGCCTCGGTCCGGTTCGATCCCGTGCGCAAGCGCCGGGTCGGCGAGGAGATCGCCCTGGTCCTGACCGGCCGATGGCCGCGGAGCTGCGTGAACCCCTCCGTGCTGGAGCGCGGCGGGCTCCGCCGCTGGCAACCCCACTCCATGGAGCGGGGCCCAGGAGCGTAG
- a CDS encoding YciI family protein gives MIVVHVAITTAEHYTDKREPHRRAHIERLAALREGGVVIGGGPAPDGRSADLVYRIGRPDQLATLIEDDPYWAGGAWVRYTPRSFAQFIEPWELPPIVLDGSRSATIIEGRTAEHDMAQFALIELRGAGRLAFGGFFAGGDTFALCRAGDAATVIEWFTGAGFWAPDSLRARPLLHVL, from the coding sequence GTGATCGTCGTGCACGTCGCCATCACCACCGCCGAGCACTACACGGACAAACGCGAGCCCCACCGCCGCGCGCACATCGAGCGGCTGGCCGCGCTGCGCGAAGGCGGCGTCGTCATCGGCGGGGGGCCGGCGCCGGACGGGCGCAGCGCCGACCTCGTCTACCGGATCGGGCGGCCCGATCAGCTCGCCACGCTCATCGAAGACGATCCCTACTGGGCGGGCGGCGCCTGGGTCCGCTATACGCCGCGGAGCTTCGCCCAGTTCATCGAGCCCTGGGAGCTTCCCCCGATCGTGCTCGACGGCTCGCGGTCGGCCACCATCATCGAAGGCCGCACGGCCGAGCACGACATGGCCCAGTTCGCCCTGATCGAGCTGCGGGGCGCCGGACGCCTGGCTTTCGGGGGATTCTTCGCGGGCGGTGACACGTTCGCGCTCTGCCGCGCGGGCGACGCGGCCACGGTCATCGAGTGGTTCACCGGCGCGGGCTTCTGGGCGCCGGACAGTCTCCGCGCGCGCCCCCTCCTGCACGTGCTGTAG
- a CDS encoding DEAD/DEAH box helicase, whose product MDVLAEFRARYPFPLDDFQVEACQAIGAGSSVVVAAPTGAGKTLVAEFAITLALAQGRRIAYTTPLKALSNQKFADFSRAYGEDRVGILTGDVKVNPQAPVLVMTTEILRNMFYTGGLAGLGWVVLDECHYMGDEGRGTVWEEIIVNAPADVGLVALSATVANVREIADWIALVHRPIVPVYHPHRPVPLSYALADLAGEIHDFDKVRKGQVRIVGDERSGPDERGRWFTRRVVDPTVLIEELEARGWLPVIYFIFSRAGCERAMADVLTEGRGLLTRDQRGEVDVVIGEALHESPGMGDSELNQTIFRALGLGVGVHHAGILPSVKRLTERLFERGLCKVVFATETMSLGIHMPARSVVLQSLTKRTERGFRSLSHNELTQMAGRAGRRGIDTEGKCVIALDARDGVEDVVRVVDGSPEPIESQFKLGYGSVAMLIATGAPPEVLRRRVEASFGQYQNLKRMRAMEDEVQRLEAMANEARAFAAPCGDFERIGRYRRLRQEVEARRRASGRGRGERSAIEAEPGRLAIVKRRGGPSLALILGVHSMRGHRALVEALLPHGAVVRLKAGAIKQILWSTPALTLPRDRGRDPRGLRHLSAQLSELDAHELLERERAQRPEAALGSVECHRCPWGSTPRCDQAWREVERVGERLAQRRQALESLRGAYWHEFLRVVEVLEQFGALREGRLEARGRLIAGLRHDNELLVAEVISRGLLADVTLPEAAALCSTLSEEARSGEPALARAFLRARPKLRRRLDQIAAVAETVAEAQRHRRLGMPVSVHPGFMAAVYRWASGEADWQAIVQDAFGGHEGDLVRAMRRLIDVLRQLGENAEVPPATGRLLLQAARMIDRDIVLESALI is encoded by the coding sequence ATGGACGTTCTCGCCGAGTTCCGCGCCCGCTATCCGTTCCCCCTCGATGACTTTCAGGTGGAGGCCTGCCAGGCTATCGGCGCCGGCTCGTCGGTCGTCGTGGCGGCGCCCACCGGGGCGGGCAAGACGCTGGTGGCCGAGTTCGCCATCACGCTGGCCCTGGCCCAGGGCCGGCGAATCGCCTATACGACGCCGCTGAAGGCGCTGTCCAACCAGAAGTTCGCGGACTTCTCCCGGGCGTACGGCGAGGACCGGGTCGGCATCCTGACCGGCGACGTCAAGGTGAACCCGCAGGCGCCGGTGCTCGTCATGACGACCGAGATCCTGCGCAACATGTTCTATACCGGCGGGCTGGCCGGCCTCGGGTGGGTCGTCCTCGACGAGTGCCACTACATGGGCGACGAGGGCCGGGGGACGGTCTGGGAGGAGATCATCGTCAACGCCCCTGCCGACGTCGGTCTGGTGGCGCTGTCGGCCACCGTCGCCAACGTGCGGGAGATCGCCGACTGGATCGCTCTGGTGCACCGCCCCATCGTCCCCGTCTACCATCCCCACCGGCCGGTGCCCCTGTCCTACGCGCTGGCCGACCTGGCCGGCGAGATCCACGACTTCGACAAGGTCCGCAAAGGCCAGGTGCGGATCGTGGGCGACGAGCGCTCCGGTCCCGACGAACGGGGCCGGTGGTTCACGCGGCGAGTGGTCGATCCCACCGTCCTCATCGAGGAGCTGGAAGCCCGGGGGTGGCTGCCCGTCATCTACTTCATCTTCAGTCGCGCCGGGTGCGAGCGGGCGATGGCCGACGTCCTTACGGAAGGCCGCGGGCTGCTCACCCGCGATCAGCGGGGCGAGGTCGACGTCGTCATCGGCGAGGCCCTGCACGAGAGTCCGGGCATGGGGGATTCCGAGCTCAACCAGACGATCTTCCGGGCCCTCGGCCTGGGGGTCGGCGTGCACCACGCGGGGATTCTGCCCAGCGTCAAGCGCCTGACCGAGCGGTTGTTCGAGCGCGGCCTCTGCAAGGTGGTGTTCGCCACCGAGACCATGAGCCTGGGCATCCACATGCCCGCGCGCTCCGTCGTGCTCCAGAGCCTGACCAAGCGGACGGAGCGGGGCTTTCGGTCCTTGTCGCACAACGAGCTGACCCAGATGGCCGGCCGGGCCGGCCGACGGGGGATCGACACCGAGGGCAAGTGCGTGATCGCGCTGGATGCCCGCGACGGCGTCGAGGACGTGGTGCGGGTCGTGGACGGCTCGCCGGAGCCGATCGAGAGCCAGTTCAAGCTGGGGTACGGCTCGGTCGCCATGCTCATCGCCACCGGCGCGCCTCCGGAGGTCCTGCGCCGGCGGGTGGAAGCGTCCTTCGGGCAGTACCAGAACCTCAAGCGCATGCGTGCGATGGAGGACGAGGTGCAGCGTCTGGAGGCCATGGCCAACGAGGCCCGGGCCTTCGCTGCGCCCTGCGGAGACTTCGAGCGGATCGGGCGCTACCGGCGGCTGCGTCAGGAAGTGGAGGCCCGGCGCCGTGCGAGCGGCCGCGGGCGGGGCGAGCGTAGCGCGATCGAAGCCGAGCCGGGGCGCCTGGCCATCGTCAAGCGCCGGGGCGGCCCCAGCCTCGCCCTCATTCTCGGTGTCCATTCGATGCGCGGACATCGAGCGCTGGTGGAGGCGCTCCTGCCCCACGGCGCCGTGGTCCGGCTCAAAGCCGGCGCCATCAAGCAGATCCTCTGGTCGACCCCCGCGCTGACGTTGCCCCGCGATCGTGGCCGCGACCCCCGCGGCCTCCGCCACCTGAGCGCGCAGCTGAGCGAGCTCGATGCTCATGAGCTGCTCGAGCGTGAGCGGGCCCAGCGGCCGGAGGCGGCGCTCGGCAGCGTGGAGTGTCACCGCTGCCCCTGGGGCTCCACGCCCCGGTGCGATCAGGCCTGGCGCGAGGTGGAGCGGGTCGGCGAGCGGCTCGCCCAGCGTCGTCAGGCGCTCGAGTCCTTGCGCGGCGCCTACTGGCACGAGTTTCTGAGGGTGGTGGAGGTCCTGGAGCAGTTCGGCGCGTTGCGCGAGGGGCGGCTCGAGGCCAGGGGCCGATTGATCGCCGGGCTCCGGCACGACAATGAGCTGCTGGTGGCCGAGGTGATCTCCCGCGGGCTCCTGGCCGATGTCACGCTGCCGGAGGCGGCCGCGCTCTGCTCGACGCTCTCCGAGGAGGCGCGCTCCGGCGAGCCGGCGCTGGCCCGTGCCTTCCTCCGGGCCCGACCGAAGCTGCGGCGCCGGCTGGATCAGATCGCCGCCGTGGCCGAGACCGTGGCCGAGGCCCAGCGACACCGCCGGCTCGGCATGCCGGTGAGCGTGCACCCCGGCTTCATGGCCGCCGTCTATCGCTGGGCCTCGGGCGAGGCCGACTGGCAGGCCATCGTGCAGGACGCCTTCGGCGGGCACGAGGGCGACCTGGTCCGCGCCATGCGCCGGCTCATCGATGTGCTGCGCCAGCTCGGCGAGAATGCCGAGGTTCCGCCGGCCACGGGGCGGCTGCTGCTGCAGGCCGCCCGGATGATCGACCGCGATATCGTCCTCGAGTCCGCCCTGATCTGA
- a CDS encoding HemK2/MTQ2 family protein methyltransferase, whose amino-acid sequence MTDDAGRLLFLWRECLFRVPDRVQAPKAGSLFFCRHLAVQRGERMLEIGAGLGLAAVLAARAGAHVVATDILPEAVDAIRANAAINGVSVDARQGDGYGPVVGERFDLICTNAPQMPTPPGRERRDAAAAADNGGFDGWDILDRVIEGAGAHLRPGGRLVFSIFGFLGRKSAFARLERAGFVPMVVAVETQAFPRLGYERLDHIRSVDGEGTLPAGVPVTVERLILQGTLPCSAG is encoded by the coding sequence GTGACGGACGACGCAGGGCGGCTCTTGTTCCTTTGGCGGGAGTGCCTGTTCCGAGTGCCCGATCGGGTGCAGGCGCCCAAAGCGGGCTCGCTGTTCTTCTGCCGTCACCTCGCCGTCCAGCGGGGTGAGCGCATGCTGGAGATCGGCGCCGGACTCGGGCTGGCCGCGGTGCTGGCGGCCCGCGCCGGCGCCCACGTGGTCGCCACCGACATCCTCCCCGAGGCCGTCGACGCCATCCGGGCCAATGCGGCGATCAACGGGGTGAGCGTCGACGCGCGCCAGGGCGACGGTTACGGGCCGGTCGTCGGCGAGCGCTTCGACCTGATCTGCACCAATGCGCCCCAGATGCCGACACCGCCTGGCCGTGAACGGCGCGACGCCGCGGCGGCTGCCGACAACGGCGGGTTCGACGGCTGGGACATCCTCGACCGCGTCATCGAGGGCGCCGGCGCCCATCTGCGGCCCGGTGGCCGGCTCGTCTTCTCCATCTTCGGCTTCCTGGGACGCAAGAGCGCGTTCGCCCGGCTCGAGCGCGCGGGATTCGTGCCGATGGTGGTGGCGGTGGAGACGCAGGCGTTCCCGCGCCTGGGGTATGAGCGCCTCGATCACATCCGCAGCGTCGATGGCGAAGGGACACTGCCAGCCGGTGTGCCCGTGACCGTTGAGCGTCTGATCCTCCAGGGCACCCTGCCATGCTCCGCCGGCTGA
- a CDS encoding ChbG/HpnK family deacetylase yields the protein MLRRLIVNADDFGMTPGVSAGILLAARHGIVTSTTILMTADIDRGQLSAALDSGLGLGIHLNLTLGKPLTRARSLVDGDGRFVRDPRRAAARADVKDVESEIEAQVERFIALARRPPTHLDTHHHVGLFPPVDDVVLRVARRLGVAVRSQTELVRARARAARLKTPDHFFGESGPAAYWSPARLRQVLKEVPGGVSEFMTHPGHCDEGLAGSRYGRQRETELVGLGSAAGRAAVASLGIRLCHFGDL from the coding sequence ATGCTCCGCCGGCTGATCGTCAACGCCGACGACTTCGGGATGACACCGGGGGTGAGCGCCGGGATCCTCCTCGCCGCTCGCCACGGCATCGTGACCAGCACCACAATCCTCATGACGGCGGACATCGACCGCGGCCAGCTGTCCGCCGCGCTCGATTCCGGCCTGGGGCTGGGCATCCACCTCAACCTCACGCTCGGCAAGCCGCTCACCCGCGCCCGCTCCCTGGTCGACGGCGACGGCCGCTTCGTGCGTGATCCGCGCCGGGCGGCGGCCCGGGCGGACGTCAAGGACGTCGAGAGCGAGATCGAGGCGCAGGTCGAGCGCTTCATTGCTCTTGCCCGCCGCCCGCCCACGCACCTGGACACCCACCATCACGTCGGGCTCTTCCCGCCCGTCGATGACGTCGTGCTGCGAGTGGCCCGCCGGCTGGGCGTCGCCGTGCGCAGCCAGACGGAGCTGGTCCGGGCGCGCGCCCGCGCGGCTCGGCTCAAGACCCCCGATCACTTCTTCGGCGAATCGGGGCCTGCGGCCTACTGGTCGCCGGCGCGCCTGCGCCAGGTCTTGAAGGAGGTGCCCGGCGGTGTCTCCGAGTTCATGACGCATCCCGGCCACTGCGACGAGGGCCTTGCCGGCAGCCGGTACGGGCGCCAGCGCGAGACGGAGCTGGTCGGCCTGGGGAGCGCGGCCGGCCGGGCGGCCGTGGCGAGCCTCGGTATCCGCCTCTGCCACTTCGGCGACCTCTGA
- a CDS encoding ROK family protein yields MTSVVVGVDVGGTTTAAGAVTGRGEVLIEERAPTHGDGPGTAGRTIVGLIESILDRAADLGLRPSAIGVGLPGIVDPASGVIGEEAPHVFDLQGQPLRQKLADRFRLPAYIDNDVNALAIGEYVFGQGIGARSLAVLAAGTGFGAGIILDGHLVRGVRGFGGEFGHAPVKFDGRACWCGGRGCLAVYASGRGIAEAGQERAGPDASSELLRLAGGDPGAITAPLVFQAAASGDPVATGIVEEACRALGAGIAVIVNGLNPEVVVITGGVAAAYAPLEKRVLAAAAEHAFPRALVDTRVSIVPGDKRHSMRGAAALVLYETRGGQRPPGGQR; encoded by the coding sequence ATGACCTCTGTCGTGGTCGGGGTCGACGTCGGCGGAACGACGACGGCTGCCGGCGCGGTGACCGGGCGGGGCGAGGTGTTGATCGAGGAGCGTGCTCCAACTCACGGCGACGGCCCGGGGACTGCCGGACGGACCATCGTCGGGCTCATCGAGTCGATCCTCGACCGCGCCGCCGACCTCGGGCTGCGCCCGAGCGCGATCGGCGTCGGGTTGCCCGGCATCGTGGATCCGGCGAGTGGAGTCATCGGCGAGGAGGCTCCGCACGTCTTCGATCTCCAGGGTCAGCCTTTGAGACAGAAGCTTGCCGATCGGTTTCGATTACCAGCCTATATCGATAATGATGTCAATGCGTTAGCCATTGGAGAATATGTTTTTGGTCAAGGTATAGGTGCTCGTTCTCTGGCCGTTCTGGCTGCCGGGACGGGGTTCGGGGCCGGCATCATCCTGGACGGGCACCTGGTCCGTGGCGTCCGCGGCTTCGGCGGCGAGTTCGGCCACGCGCCGGTGAAGTTCGACGGGCGAGCCTGTTGGTGCGGTGGCCGCGGGTGTCTGGCGGTGTACGCCAGCGGCCGCGGCATCGCCGAGGCCGGGCAGGAACGGGCGGGCCCGGACGCGAGCAGTGAGTTGCTGCGTCTGGCCGGGGGAGATCCTGGCGCCATCACGGCCCCGCTCGTCTTCCAGGCGGCTGCCTCGGGCGACCCCGTGGCGACGGGTATTGTCGAGGAGGCGTGCCGCGCGCTCGGGGCGGGTATCGCCGTCATCGTGAACGGTCTGAACCCCGAGGTCGTGGTGATCACGGGCGGCGTCGCCGCCGCCTACGCGCCGCTGGAGAAGCGCGTGCTGGCCGCCGCTGCCGAGCACGCCTTCCCCCGGGCGCTGGTCGACACGAGGGTGAGCATCGTGCCGGGCGACAAGCGCCACAGCATGCGGGGAGCCGCGGCCCTGGTGCTCTACGAGACGCGGGGTGGGCAGCGACCCCCGGGAGGGCAGCGATGA